The following are encoded together in the Streptomyces sp. NBC_00341 genome:
- a CDS encoding coagulation factor 5/8 type domain-containing protein, with the protein MHAPPTETPMAPPTAPRRRRRTRTFGFAAFAVSLLMAVPTAQNAFGADAKAIEGGGDLGPNVMVFDPSMPDIQAKVDEVFKKQESAQFGDGRYALMFKPGTYNNLNAQIGFYTSIAGLGLNPDDTTFNGDVTVDAGWFNGNATQNFWRSAENLALNPVSGTDRWAVSQAAPFRRMHVKGGLNLAPDGYGWASGGYIADSKIDGQVGPYSQQQWYTRDSSIGSWGNGVWNMTFSGVEGAPAQSFPEPPYTTLENTPVSREKPFLYLDGDDYKVFVPEKRTNARGVSWANGAPKGESIPLDQFYVVKPGATAETINAAVQQGLHLLFTPGVYHVDQTINIDRANTVALGLGLATIVPDNGVTAIKVGDVDGVKLAGLLVDAGTTNSKSLIEVGTEGSTTSHADNPTSLQDVFARVGGAGAGKATTAMVINSNDTIIDHTWLWRADHGEGVGWETNRSDYGLQVNGDNVLATGLFVEHFNKYDVRWSGENGKTIFFQNEKSYDAPNQAAVQNGDTKGFAAYKVDDSVTTHEGWGLGSYCYYNVDPTIVQGHGFEAPVKPGVKFHDLLVVSLGGQGQYDHVINDTGSPTSGTDTVPSQVVSFP; encoded by the coding sequence ATGCATGCTCCCCCCACGGAGACGCCCATGGCGCCCCCCACCGCACCCCGCCGCAGGCGCCGTACCCGCACGTTCGGGTTCGCCGCGTTCGCCGTCTCGCTCCTCATGGCCGTCCCCACCGCGCAGAACGCCTTCGGGGCGGACGCGAAGGCCATCGAGGGCGGCGGCGACCTCGGCCCCAACGTGATGGTGTTCGATCCGTCGATGCCTGACATCCAGGCCAAGGTCGACGAGGTGTTCAAGAAGCAGGAGTCGGCGCAGTTCGGTGACGGCCGCTACGCGCTGATGTTCAAGCCGGGCACGTACAACAACCTCAACGCGCAGATCGGGTTCTACACCTCGATCGCCGGTCTCGGGCTGAACCCCGACGACACCACCTTCAACGGTGACGTGACCGTGGACGCGGGCTGGTTCAACGGCAACGCCACCCAGAACTTCTGGCGTTCGGCGGAGAACCTGGCGCTCAACCCGGTCAGCGGCACCGACCGCTGGGCCGTCTCGCAGGCCGCCCCGTTCCGCCGGATGCACGTCAAGGGCGGGCTGAACCTGGCCCCCGACGGCTACGGCTGGGCGAGCGGCGGGTACATCGCCGACAGCAAGATCGACGGCCAGGTCGGCCCGTACTCGCAGCAGCAGTGGTACACCCGCGACAGCTCGATCGGCAGCTGGGGCAACGGCGTCTGGAACATGACCTTCTCCGGCGTCGAGGGCGCCCCCGCCCAGAGCTTCCCGGAACCGCCGTACACCACGCTGGAGAACACCCCGGTCTCCCGCGAGAAGCCGTTCCTGTACCTGGACGGCGACGACTACAAGGTATTCGTGCCCGAGAAGCGCACCAACGCGCGCGGTGTCTCGTGGGCCAACGGCGCGCCCAAGGGCGAGTCGATACCGCTGGACCAGTTCTACGTGGTGAAGCCCGGCGCGACCGCGGAGACGATCAACGCAGCGGTCCAGCAGGGTCTGCACCTGCTGTTCACACCCGGTGTCTACCACGTCGACCAGACCATCAACATCGACCGCGCCAACACCGTGGCGCTCGGTCTGGGTCTGGCCACGATCGTCCCGGACAACGGGGTCACGGCCATCAAGGTCGGTGACGTGGACGGGGTGAAGCTCGCAGGTCTGCTCGTCGACGCCGGCACCACCAACTCGAAGTCGCTGATCGAGGTCGGCACCGAGGGTTCGACCACGAGCCACGCGGACAACCCGACGTCCCTGCAGGACGTGTTCGCCCGGGTCGGCGGCGCGGGGGCCGGCAAGGCCACCACCGCCATGGTGATCAACAGCAACGACACGATCATCGACCACACCTGGCTGTGGCGCGCCGACCACGGCGAGGGCGTCGGCTGGGAGACCAACCGGTCCGACTACGGCCTCCAGGTCAACGGTGACAACGTGCTGGCCACCGGACTGTTCGTCGAACACTTCAACAAGTACGACGTGCGCTGGTCCGGCGAGAACGGCAAGACGATCTTCTTCCAGAACGAGAAGTCGTACGACGCCCCCAACCAGGCGGCCGTCCAGAACGGTGACACCAAGGGGTTCGCGGCCTACAAGGTCGACGACTCCGTCACCACCCACGAAGGATGGGGCCTGGGCAGCTACTGCTACTACAACGTGGACCCGACGATCGTTCAGGGCCACGGCTTCGAGGCCCCGGTGAAGCCCGGAGTGAAGTTCCACGACCTGCTCGTCGTCTCGCTCGGCGGCCAGGGCCAGTACGACCACGTCATCAACGACACGGGTTCGCCCACGTCGGGGACGGACACCGTCCCGTCGCAGGTGGTGTCCTTCCCGTAG
- a CDS encoding TetR family transcriptional regulator — MATGRNDPERRERIITAALDLIAEEGVAGTSHRKVAARAGVPLGSMTYHFGGMDELLREAFIRFSSSIVAVFEERLGAADTPDEAREAVAGLVHHLSSGNQRELVLTHELYTLAARKPAYRELTREWMRRSRRALEWHFDPATARQLDALIEGLSIHRALETEPHDRALTVEAIARITRGTGGSS; from the coding sequence GTGGCGACCGGCAGGAACGACCCCGAGCGGCGGGAGCGCATCATCACCGCCGCGCTCGACCTGATCGCGGAGGAAGGGGTCGCCGGGACGTCGCACCGCAAGGTCGCCGCCCGCGCCGGGGTGCCGCTCGGATCGATGACGTACCACTTCGGCGGCATGGACGAGCTGCTGCGAGAGGCGTTCATCCGCTTCTCCAGCAGCATCGTCGCCGTGTTCGAGGAGCGGCTCGGCGCCGCGGACACGCCCGACGAGGCCCGCGAGGCGGTGGCAGGTCTCGTTCACCACTTGTCGAGCGGGAATCAGCGCGAACTGGTCCTCACCCACGAGCTCTACACGCTCGCGGCCCGGAAACCCGCCTACCGCGAACTGACCCGGGAGTGGATGCGCAGGAGCCGGCGCGCACTGGAGTGGCACTTCGACCCGGCGACGGCCCGGCAGCTGGACGCGCTGATCGAGGGCCTGTCCATCCACCGCGCCCTGGAAACCGAGCCGCACGACCGCGCACTGACCGTCGAGGCCATCGCCCGCATCACGCGCGGCACGGGCGGGAGTTCCTGA
- a CDS encoding sugar O-acetyltransferase — protein sequence MKDHFAGDPRTNHERMLAGDLYISDDPDIEKAQQRAVRLAARYLAAYTEDAGTAQPLVAELLGGVGAGAHIRPPLYVDYGTYITVGEDTFINYNLTALDVAPITIGRDCQIGPNVQLLTPTHPVEPEPRRDKLEAAKPITIGDNVWLGGGAIVLAGVTIGDNSVIGAGAVVTKDVPANVVAVGNPARVIRSI from the coding sequence ATGAAGGATCACTTCGCGGGAGACCCCCGTACCAACCATGAGCGGATGCTGGCCGGAGACCTCTACATCTCCGATGATCCGGACATCGAAAAGGCCCAGCAGCGCGCCGTGCGCCTCGCCGCCCGGTACCTCGCGGCGTACACGGAGGACGCCGGCACCGCGCAGCCCCTGGTCGCCGAACTCCTCGGCGGTGTCGGCGCGGGTGCGCACATCCGGCCGCCGCTGTACGTCGACTACGGCACGTACATCACGGTCGGCGAGGACACGTTCATCAACTACAACCTCACCGCCCTGGACGTGGCCCCCATCACCATTGGCCGCGACTGCCAGATCGGGCCGAACGTACAGTTGCTCACCCCGACCCACCCGGTGGAGCCCGAGCCGCGCCGCGACAAGCTGGAAGCGGCCAAGCCGATCACGATCGGGGACAATGTCTGGCTCGGCGGCGGAGCGATCGTGCTCGCCGGGGTGACCATCGGGGACAACAGCGTCATCGGCGCCGGAGCCGTCGTGACGAAGGACGTCCCCGCCAACGTGGTAGCCGTGGGCAATCCGGCCCGGGTGATCCGCTCGATCTAG
- a CDS encoding MFS transporter produces the protein MDAATRRWRTALFLFMLAAGVGMASWVARTPAVRDGLDVSTGSMGLVLFGLSVGSMAGVTSSGPLVRRYGGRAAIGVGASLIVTGLLVVAAGTGLSLAAGVFGGLALFGGGMGLAEVAFNIEGAAVEGVIGRPVLPVLHGCFSLGTVVGALLGMGLTAAAFPVGWHLTVVAVLIAAAAVKAVLAIPHGTGRQEAAETTGPGGLRGQLAVWRDRRLVLIGVIVLAMAFAEGAANDWLPLLMVDGYEVSATAGSLTFLVFASSMTLGRFAGGPILERFGRARTVRISAVVAALGLAVVIVSPSPAMAGAATVLWGLGASLGFPVTVSVAGDHPHDAAARVGAVSTAGYLAFLVGPPGLGFLADHIGLRLAMTVVLAFLIVAATLAGALGSGRRAAEEPAPVTP, from the coding sequence ATGGATGCCGCTACGCGCCGCTGGCGCACCGCACTGTTTCTCTTCATGCTCGCCGCAGGTGTCGGAATGGCGTCCTGGGTGGCGCGCACCCCGGCCGTCCGGGACGGGCTCGACGTCTCGACCGGCTCGATGGGCCTCGTGCTGTTCGGGCTGTCCGTCGGCTCGATGGCCGGTGTCACGTCCTCCGGCCCGCTGGTACGCCGCTACGGGGGCCGGGCGGCGATCGGCGTGGGCGCGTCGCTGATCGTGACCGGTCTCCTGGTCGTCGCGGCGGGCACGGGCCTGTCGCTGGCGGCCGGGGTCTTCGGCGGGCTCGCCCTGTTCGGCGGCGGGATGGGGTTGGCCGAGGTCGCGTTCAACATCGAGGGCGCGGCCGTCGAGGGCGTCATCGGCCGGCCCGTGCTGCCGGTGCTGCACGGCTGCTTCAGCCTCGGCACCGTGGTCGGGGCGCTGCTGGGCATGGGGCTGACCGCCGCCGCGTTCCCCGTCGGATGGCACCTCACCGTCGTCGCGGTGCTCATAGCCGCCGCCGCGGTCAAGGCCGTCCTCGCGATCCCGCACGGCACGGGCAGGCAGGAGGCGGCCGAGACCACTGGACCGGGCGGCCTGCGCGGCCAGTTGGCGGTGTGGCGGGACCGGCGGCTGGTGCTGATCGGGGTGATCGTGCTGGCCATGGCCTTCGCGGAGGGCGCCGCGAACGACTGGCTGCCGCTGCTGATGGTGGACGGCTACGAGGTGAGCGCCACCGCCGGCTCCCTGACCTTCCTGGTCTTCGCCTCCTCGATGACCCTCGGCCGCTTCGCGGGCGGCCCCATCCTGGAGCGCTTCGGCCGAGCCCGGACCGTCCGGATCAGCGCGGTCGTCGCCGCGCTGGGCCTGGCGGTGGTGATCGTCTCGCCGAGCCCGGCGATGGCGGGCGCCGCCACGGTGCTGTGGGGGCTGGGCGCCTCGCTCGGGTTTCCGGTCACCGTGTCCGTGGCGGGCGACCACCCGCACGACGCGGCGGCACGGGTCGGCGCCGTCTCCACCGCGGGCTATCTCGCCTTCCTCGTCGGCCCGCCCGGACTGGGCTTCCTCGCCGACCACATCGGACTCCGGCTCGCCATGACCGTCGTCCTCGCCTTCCTGATCGTCGCCGCCACGCTGGCCGGGGCGCTCGGCTCCGGCCGGCGCGCCGCCGAGGAGCCAGCCCCGGTCACCCCATAG
- the thrS gene encoding threonine--tRNA ligase: MTRPSVREETAMHDHRKLGRELELFDTDPLIGAGLPYWLPDGAALRHTLEEYIRAAERLAGYRHVYSPVLGKRELYEISGHWSHYSDDMFPPMDLGGEQVVLRPSLCPHHAVIYRSRSHSYRELPLRMAELGGMYRSELSGVLGGLTRVRAIQLNDAHIFCTLDQVADEARAALDMIRRAYEALGIRPVRFRLSLPGAGGKYVAAPEMWRRSTALLTEVLDSSGLPYESAEGEAAFYGPKIDVQVADPAGRESTLSTVQIDFHQPERFDLHYIGADGAKHRPVMVHRSIIGSVERAVAHLIEQHGGAFPGWLSPTQIVILPVSDAERPNAEALAARCTGLGLRAEVSGRERGSLGARIREARLVPYQAVIGAAEAADDRVALRLRDGRRLDPQPAGEALARIGALVGAHSTALWD, translated from the coding sequence GTGACTCGCCCCTCCGTCCGCGAGGAGACCGCCATGCACGACCACCGCAAGCTCGGCCGCGAGCTGGAGCTGTTCGACACCGACCCGCTGATCGGCGCGGGACTTCCGTACTGGCTGCCCGACGGCGCGGCGCTGCGGCACACCCTGGAGGAGTACATCCGCGCCGCAGAGCGGCTGGCGGGCTACCGGCACGTGTACTCGCCGGTGCTCGGCAAGCGGGAGCTGTACGAGATCTCGGGGCACTGGTCGCACTACAGCGACGACATGTTCCCGCCGATGGACCTGGGCGGCGAGCAGGTGGTGCTGCGGCCGAGCCTGTGCCCGCACCACGCGGTGATCTACCGCTCCCGCTCGCACAGTTACCGCGAACTTCCGCTGCGGATGGCCGAGCTGGGCGGCATGTACCGCTCCGAGCTCTCCGGCGTGCTGGGCGGGCTGACCCGGGTGCGGGCCATCCAGCTGAACGACGCGCACATCTTCTGCACCCTGGACCAGGTCGCGGACGAGGCGCGGGCCGCGCTCGACATGATCCGCCGGGCGTACGAGGCACTCGGCATCCGGCCGGTCCGCTTCCGGCTCTCGCTGCCGGGGGCCGGCGGGAAGTACGTCGCCGCGCCGGAGATGTGGCGGCGCTCCACCGCCCTGCTGACCGAGGTCCTCGACTCGTCCGGGCTGCCCTACGAGTCGGCCGAGGGCGAGGCCGCGTTCTACGGGCCCAAGATCGACGTCCAGGTCGCGGATCCGGCGGGCCGCGAGTCGACCCTGTCCACCGTCCAGATCGACTTCCACCAGCCGGAACGGTTCGATCTCCACTACATCGGGGCCGACGGGGCGAAACACCGGCCGGTCATGGTGCACCGCAGCATCATCGGCAGTGTGGAGCGGGCCGTCGCCCACCTCATCGAGCAGCACGGCGGCGCCTTCCCCGGCTGGCTCTCCCCCACCCAGATCGTGATCCTGCCGGTCTCGGACGCCGAACGCCCGAACGCCGAGGCGCTCGCCGCCCGTTGCACCGGGCTCGGGCTGCGCGCCGAGGTCAGCGGCCGGGAGCGCGGCAGCCTGGGCGCACGGATCCGGGAGGCCCGTCTCGTCCCGTACCAGGCGGTCATCGGCGCGGCGGAGGCCGCGGACGACCGCGTCGCGCTGCGCCTGCGCGACGGGCGCCGGCTCGACCCGCAGCCGGCCGGGGAGGCGCTCGCCCGGATCGGCGCACTGGTCGGGGCGCACAGCACCGCGCTGTGGGACTAG
- a CDS encoding class F sortase translates to MAAPQSPGSPSSRTASDTVTLGRALLWPAAAAGLGMLLIYNSVGSPADDKPPAPPAAAAPAAPVPAPASASAAPKTADPGPSLPRSVPQRLRIPAIAVDAPFTPLSIGSSGRLDAPPPNDKNLAGWFKDGVTPGERGAAIVAGHVDTTTGPAIFLQLRFLQAGSTVDITRTDGTVATFKVDTVETFSKAKFPDKRVYADTPDAQLRLITCGGNYDKTVKDYEDNVVVFAHLDSSKKG, encoded by the coding sequence ATGGCCGCCCCGCAGTCGCCCGGTTCACCCTCCTCCCGGACTGCCTCCGACACCGTCACCCTCGGCCGCGCCCTGCTCTGGCCCGCCGCGGCGGCCGGTCTCGGCATGCTGCTCATCTACAACTCGGTCGGCTCCCCGGCCGACGACAAACCACCCGCCCCACCCGCGGCGGCCGCGCCCGCCGCCCCGGTCCCCGCGCCCGCGTCGGCCTCCGCCGCCCCGAAGACGGCCGACCCGGGACCGTCCCTGCCCCGCTCCGTGCCGCAGCGGCTGCGGATCCCGGCCATCGCGGTGGACGCGCCGTTCACCCCCCTGTCGATCGGCTCCTCCGGCCGACTCGACGCGCCTCCCCCGAACGACAAGAACCTGGCCGGCTGGTTCAAGGACGGCGTGACGCCGGGCGAGCGCGGGGCCGCGATCGTGGCGGGTCACGTGGACACGACGACCGGGCCCGCGATCTTCCTGCAGCTGCGGTTCCTGCAGGCCGGCTCCACGGTCGACATCACGCGCACGGACGGCACGGTGGCCACGTTCAAGGTCGACACCGTCGAGACGTTCAGCAAGGCGAAGTTCCCCGACAAGCGGGTGTACGCCGACACCCCGGACGCCCAGCTGCGCCTGATCACCTGCGGCGGCAACTACGACAAGACCGTCAAGGACTACGAGGACAACGTGGTCGTGTTCGCCCACCTCGACTCGTCCAAGAAGGGCTGA
- a CDS encoding translation factor GTPase family protein has translation MHTLNLGILAHVDAGKTSLTERLLHTAGIIDELGRVDDGNTRTDSLALERRRGITIKSAVVSFDIDDVTVNLIDTPGHPDFIAEVERVLSVLDGAVLVISAVEGVQAQTRVLMRTLQRLRIPTLVFVNKTDRAGARYEQVLRGITEKLTPNAVAMGPAVTGLGTREAHCPSYAPDDPRLTGRLTDLLTEHDDALLTAYVEGGDTLAPGRLHEELAARTGQALVHPVYFGSAVTGAGIAALTSGIKELLPGARGDADGPVSGTVFKVERGSAGEKLAYVRMFSGTVRTRDRLPFGRGPGAAGEGRVTGINVFADGSDGPRPSVGPGRIAKLRGLGDIRIGDAVGVAPEGAREHHFAPPTLESVVVPEAPASRGELHFALAQLAEQDPLIDLRQDDIRKEVSVSLYGEVQKEVIEATLAEEFGIDVTFRETTTICLERPSGTGAAFEIIDKDDNPFLATVGLRVDPAPAGSGVDYRLEVELGSMPYSLMRAVEETVFETLGQGLNGWQVTDCTVTMTHSGYWPRQSHAHGTFDKSMSSTAGDFRNLTPLVLMTALRRAGTTVYEPMHRFRLELPADALGPLLPVLAHLTAVPGPPSLDGANCVLEGEIPAARVHELQQRLPSLTRGEGVLESVFASHRAVVGGNPSRSRTDHNPLDRKEYLLHAALRRPGPSGG, from the coding sequence GTGCACACGCTGAATCTTGGCATTCTGGCGCATGTCGACGCCGGTAAGACAAGCCTGACGGAGCGGCTGCTCCACACCGCCGGAATCATCGACGAGCTGGGCCGCGTGGACGACGGGAACACCCGGACCGATTCCCTCGCGCTCGAACGGCGGCGCGGTATCACGATCAAGTCCGCGGTCGTCTCGTTCGATATCGACGACGTCACCGTCAATCTGATCGACACCCCCGGTCACCCGGATTTCATCGCCGAGGTGGAACGGGTGCTGAGCGTGCTCGACGGCGCCGTGCTGGTCATCTCCGCCGTGGAGGGCGTCCAGGCGCAGACCCGCGTCCTCATGCGGACGCTCCAGCGGCTGCGCATCCCGACACTCGTCTTCGTGAACAAGACCGACCGCGCCGGAGCCCGGTACGAGCAGGTACTGCGCGGCATCACGGAGAAGCTCACGCCGAACGCCGTCGCGATGGGTCCTGCCGTCACCGGTCTCGGCACCCGCGAGGCGCACTGCCCGTCCTACGCGCCCGACGACCCCCGGCTCACCGGCCGGCTGACGGACCTGCTCACCGAGCACGACGACGCCCTGCTGACCGCGTACGTCGAGGGTGGCGACACGCTCGCGCCCGGCCGGCTCCACGAGGAGCTGGCGGCCCGGACAGGGCAGGCGCTCGTCCACCCCGTGTACTTCGGCTCAGCCGTGACGGGCGCCGGAATCGCCGCGCTGACCAGCGGGATCAAGGAACTGCTGCCCGGCGCGCGGGGCGATGCCGACGGCCCGGTCTCCGGCACCGTCTTCAAGGTCGAACGCGGCTCGGCGGGCGAGAAGCTCGCGTACGTCCGGATGTTCTCCGGGACCGTACGCACCCGCGACCGGCTGCCGTTCGGGCGCGGGCCGGGCGCTGCCGGTGAGGGCAGGGTGACCGGGATCAACGTCTTCGCGGACGGCTCGGACGGGCCCCGTCCATCGGTCGGACCGGGACGCATCGCGAAGCTCCGCGGACTGGGTGACATCCGGATCGGGGACGCGGTCGGTGTCGCGCCGGAAGGGGCCAGGGAACACCATTTCGCCCCGCCCACCCTGGAATCCGTCGTGGTGCCGGAAGCGCCCGCCTCCAGGGGGGAACTGCATTTCGCTCTCGCGCAGCTCGCCGAACAGGATCCGCTGATCGATCTGCGGCAGGACGACATCCGCAAGGAAGTCTCCGTATCGCTCTACGGCGAAGTCCAGAAGGAGGTCATCGAGGCGACGCTCGCGGAGGAATTCGGTATCGACGTCACCTTCCGCGAAACCACCACCATCTGTCTGGAACGGCCGTCCGGTACCGGTGCCGCATTCGAGATCATCGACAAGGACGACAATCCCTTCCTCGCGACGGTCGGCCTGCGCGTCGATCCCGCCCCGGCCGGCAGCGGGGTGGACTACCGGCTGGAGGTGGAGCTCGGCTCCATGCCGTACTCCCTGATGCGGGCGGTCGAGGAGACCGTGTTCGAAACGCTCGGACAGGGCCTGAACGGATGGCAGGTGACCGACTGCACGGTCACCATGACGCACTCCGGCTACTGGCCCCGCCAGAGCCACGCGCACGGCACGTTCGACAAGTCCATGTCGAGCACCGCCGGGGACTTCCGCAACCTGACCCCGCTGGTCCTGATGACCGCGCTCCGGCGGGCGGGCACCACGGTGTACGAGCCGATGCACCGGTTCAGGCTGGAACTGCCCGCGGACGCGCTCGGCCCGCTCCTGCCGGTCCTCGCCCACCTGACGGCCGTCCCGGGCCCCCCGTCCCTGGACGGCGCGAACTGTGTGCTGGAGGGCGAGATCCCGGCGGCCAGGGTGCATGAACTGCAGCAGCGGCTCCCGTCGTTGACCCGGGGCGAAGGGGTACTCGAATCCGTGTTCGCCTCGCACCGTGCGGTCGTCGGCGGTAACCCCAGTCGCTCCCGCACCGACCACAACCCGCTCGACCGGAAGGAGTACCTGCTGCACGCGGCACTGCGGCGTCCGGGCCCGTCCGGCGGCTGA
- a CDS encoding transglutaminase-like domain-containing protein encodes MASGRHDREEIRRRFAAEARAERPDLALLCLLLAAEADPALDANGIDAAQIELDRLAGLLPYGLRGGRAWASALAELLGERYGFEGSSGEYQRLESSLLHEVLRRRRGLPILLSVVWIEVARRAGAPVYGLALPGHFVVGFGDPEERVLADPFAGGRPLSSQDAELLVTSTTGEPLEPSMLVPARPLETVLRILNNIRAWAAARPERSDVALWAVELSLLLPSHPARLRYERAQLLVRSGEFLRGAAELEEYADVVADVEPEAAEAVRRSARAARARLN; translated from the coding sequence ATGGCTTCCGGGAGGCACGACAGGGAAGAGATCCGCCGCCGGTTCGCGGCGGAGGCGCGGGCCGAGCGGCCGGACCTGGCGCTGCTCTGCCTGCTGCTGGCGGCAGAGGCGGATCCCGCGCTGGACGCCAACGGCATCGACGCGGCGCAGATCGAGCTGGACCGGCTCGCGGGCCTGCTGCCGTACGGGCTGCGCGGCGGCCGGGCCTGGGCCTCCGCACTGGCCGAACTGCTCGGTGAGCGGTACGGGTTCGAGGGGTCGTCTGGGGAGTACCAGCGCCTTGAGTCGTCGCTGCTGCACGAGGTGCTCCGGCGCCGGCGCGGGCTGCCGATCCTGCTGTCCGTGGTGTGGATCGAGGTGGCCAGGCGGGCGGGCGCCCCGGTCTACGGCTTGGCGCTGCCGGGCCATTTCGTGGTCGGTTTCGGTGATCCGGAGGAGCGGGTGCTGGCCGATCCGTTCGCCGGCGGCCGTCCGCTGTCGAGCCAGGACGCGGAGCTGCTGGTGACGAGCACCACCGGGGAGCCGCTCGAACCGTCGATGCTGGTGCCCGCGCGGCCGCTGGAGACGGTGCTGCGGATCCTGAACAACATCCGGGCCTGGGCGGCGGCCCGCCCGGAGCGCTCCGACGTGGCGCTGTGGGCGGTGGAGCTGTCCCTCCTGCTGCCGTCGCACCCGGCCCGGCTGCGGTACGAACGGGCCCAGCTGCTGGTCCGCAGCGGGGAGTTCCTGCGCGGGGCGGCGGAGCTGGAGGAGTACGCGGACGTGGTCGCGGACGTCGAGCCGGAGGCCGCGGAGGCGGTCCGGCGCAGCGCGCGGGCGGCCCGTGCCCGGCTGAACTGA
- a CDS encoding GNAT family N-acetyltransferase, giving the protein MEFTIGGRLEIRITPADVGKRVSVRCLLQEGPPGPKFTDTVGVLTSWNDGVLSVTPKSGESVRIVESSLVAGKTVAAAPPRRRGPAASFGELARVCARAWQPVESEPLGDWLLRASAGFTRRANSVLPLGDPGVPLGTALARVRQWYADRGLVPYVQTATGAEGTQEELCAALESAGWRREVTAEVRIAALAPIGDLAAEVSRVRLSRAVDAAWLSRYQRFESPGPEVAAVLGSGPSVWFATVPGDGGDAAPAAIGRCVVDGRWAGFMAVEVASEHRRRGLATAVMTALARQAMDEGASAGWLQVEAENEGARALYDGMGFATHHRYHHFRPSGPA; this is encoded by the coding sequence GTGGAATTCACCATCGGCGGACGGCTGGAGATCCGGATCACACCGGCTGACGTGGGCAAACGGGTCTCGGTCCGGTGTCTGCTCCAGGAGGGTCCGCCGGGCCCGAAATTCACTGACACGGTTGGTGTTCTCACATCGTGGAACGACGGTGTGCTGTCCGTCACACCCAAGAGCGGTGAATCCGTCCGCATCGTGGAATCGTCCCTGGTGGCGGGTAAGACCGTGGCTGCCGCGCCGCCCCGGCGCCGCGGCCCCGCGGCCTCCTTCGGTGAGCTCGCCCGGGTCTGCGCCCGCGCCTGGCAGCCGGTGGAGAGCGAGCCGCTCGGTGACTGGCTGCTGCGCGCCTCCGCGGGGTTCACCCGGCGCGCCAACTCCGTGCTGCCGCTCGGGGATCCGGGCGTTCCGCTCGGCACCGCGCTCGCGCGGGTCCGGCAGTGGTACGCGGACCGGGGGCTGGTGCCGTACGTCCAGACGGCGACCGGCGCCGAGGGCACCCAGGAGGAGCTGTGCGCGGCGCTGGAGAGCGCCGGGTGGCGGCGCGAGGTGACGGCGGAGGTGCGGATCGCGGCGCTGGCCCCGATCGGTGATCTGGCGGCCGAGGTGTCGCGGGTGCGGCTGAGCCGTGCGGTGGACGCGGCGTGGCTCTCCCGCTACCAGCGCTTCGAGAGCCCCGGCCCGGAGGTGGCGGCGGTGCTCGGCAGTGGTCCCTCTGTGTGGTTCGCGACCGTGCCGGGCGACGGCGGTGACGCCGCGCCCGCCGCGATCGGCCGCTGTGTGGTGGACGGGCGGTGGGCCGGGTTCATGGCCGTCGAGGTGGCTTCCGAGCACCGGCGCAGGGGGCTCGCCACCGCGGTGATGACCGCGCTGGCACGGCAGGCGATGGACGAGGGCGCGTCGGCCGGGTGGCTCCAGGTCGAGGCGGAGAACGAGGGCGCCCGCGCGCTGTACGACGGGATGGGGTTCGCCACCCATCACCGGTACCACCACTTCCGGCCCTCCGGCCCGGCGTAG
- the fdxA gene encoding ferredoxin: MTYVIAQPCVDVKDKACIEECPVDCIYEGQRSLYIHPDECVDCGACEPVCPVEAIFYEDDTPEEWKDYYKANVEFFDDLGSPGGASKLGLIERDHAFIAALPPQNQ, translated from the coding sequence GTGACCTACGTCATCGCGCAGCCTTGTGTCGACGTAAAGGACAAGGCCTGCATCGAAGAGTGCCCCGTCGACTGTATCTATGAGGGCCAGCGGTCCTTGTACATCCACCCGGACGAGTGCGTCGACTGTGGAGCCTGTGAGCCGGTCTGCCCGGTCGAGGCGATCTTCTACGAGGACGACACCCCGGAGGAGTGGAAGGACTACTACAAGGCGAACGTCGAGTTCTTCGACGACCTCGGGTCGCCTGGTGGGGCTTCCAAGCTGGGTCTGATCGAGCGCGACCACGCGTTCATCGCGGCACTGCCGCCGCAGAACCAGTAA